From the genome of Eucalyptus grandis isolate ANBG69807.140 chromosome 2, ASM1654582v1, whole genome shotgun sequence, one region includes:
- the LOC104432734 gene encoding glucan endo-1,3-beta-glucosidase has translation MANLFPLATAVFFLSVACPHLSRAAYTIGVNYGTVADNLPPPSQVATFLRTKTAIDRVKLFDANPDILRAFAGTGIAVTVTVGNGDIISLSKLPAAQAWVSANILPFHPKTLINRIAVGNEILATSDKNLIARLLPAMKALHSALQLVNVTNVQVTTPHSLGILSSSEPPSTGRFRRGYDRAIFAPILDFHRQTKSAFMVNPYPFFGFTAKTLNYALFKPNAGIFDAATGKNYTNMFDAQMDAVYSAMKKVGYEDVEIVVGETGWPSVGDANQPDVNMANAVSYNGNLVKHVNAGKGTPLMPNRKFETYVFALFNEDLKPSTSERNYGLFKPDLTPVYDVGILRNEPAGGPAPASPSPTAQPSPTAPPTSSGKKWCVPRSDASDQALQANIDYVCSAQVDCKPIQTGGACFDPNTVRSHAAYAMNAYYQSMGQHDYDCDFDKTGVVTAVDPSYETCTYPEGASSVRLEEKKTSSVTGDARRKSKELFVGGSCFLLAYFMLI, from the exons ATGGCCAATCTCTTCCCCCTCGCCACAGCCGTCTTCTTCCTCTCGGTCGCCTGTCCCCATCTCTCGCGCGCCGCGTACACCATCGGCGTCAACTACGGCACCGTTGCCGACAACCTCCCCCCGCCGTCCCAAGTCGCCACCTTCCTCAGGACCAAGACCGCCATCGACCGGGTCAAGCTCTTCGACGCCAACCCCGACATCCTCCGCGCCTTCGCTGGCACCGGTATTGCCGTCACCGTCACCGTCGGCAACGGCGACATCATCTCCCTCTCCAAGCTCCCCGCGGCCCAGGCCTGGGTCTCCGCCAACATCCTGCCCTTCCACCCCAAGACCCTCATCAACCGCATCGCCGTCGGCAATGAGATCCTCGCCACCTCCGACAAGAACCTCATCGCGCGCCTCTTGCCCGCCATGAAAGCCCTCCACTCGGCCCTCCAGCTCGTGAACGTCACCAACGTCCAGGTCACGACGCCGCATTCGCTCGGGATACTCTCGTCGTCGGAGCCCCCGAGCACCGGCCGGTTCCGCCGCGGCTACGACCGGGCCATATTCGCTCCGATCCTGGACTTCCACCGCCAGACGAAGTCCGCCTTCATGGTTAACCCGTACCCCTTCTTTGGGTTCACCGCCAAGACCCTGAACTACGCGCTGTTCAAGCCGAACGCCGGCATTTTCGACGCGGCGACGGGGAAGAACTACACGAACATGTTCGACGCCCAGATGGACGCGGTCTACTCGGCGATGAAGAAGGTGGGCTACGAGGACGTGGAGATCGTGGTGGGAGAGACCGGGTGGCCCTCGGTGGGCGACGCCAACCAGCCGGACGTCAACATGGCGAACGCGGTGTCGTACAACGGGAACCTCGTGAAGCACGTGAACGCCGGGAAGGGAACGCCGCTGATGCCGAACCGGAAGTTCGAGACCTACGTCTTCGCGCTGTTCAACGAGGACCTGAAACCGTCGACCTCGGAGCGAAATTACGGGCTGTTCAAGCCGGATCTGACCCCGGTTTACGACGTCGGCATCCTGAGAAACGAACCG gcTGGTGGGCCCGCTCCGGCGTCGCCCAGCCCGACGGCGCAGCCCAGCCCGACGGCGCCGCCGACGAGCTCGGGCAAGAAGTGGTGCGTGCCGAGGTCGGACGCGAGCGACCAGGCGCTGCAGGCGAACATAGACTACGTGTGCAGCGCCCAGGTGGACTGCAAGCCGATACAGACGGGCGGGGCCTGCTTCGACCCGAACACGGTGCGGTCCCACGCGGCGTACGCCATGAACGCGTACTACCAGTCCATGGGGCAGCACGACTACGACTGCGACTTCGACAAGACCGGGGTGGTCACGGCCGTCGATCCCA GTTACGAGACGTGCACGTATCCGGAGGGCGCTTCGAGCGTGAGGTTAGAAGAGAAGAAGACGTCGTCGGTGACGGGAGATGCGAGGAGGAAATCGAAGGAGTTGTTCGTGGGAGGTTCTTGCTTTTTGTTGGCCTACTTTATGTTAAtttga
- the LOC104432736 gene encoding metallothionein-like protein 1, whose translation MSCGGNCNCGSSCNCGSGCKRNPSLGLSETTTSSQTIIVGVAPVKTIQGEVPEMSTEGGHGCKCGSNCSCDPCNC comes from the exons ATGTCTTGCGGTGGAAACTGCAACTGCGGCTCTAGCTGCAACTGCGGCAGCGG ATGCAAGAGGAACCCAAGCTTGGGTCTCTCAGAGACCACCACCTCCTCTCAGACCATCATCGTTGGGGTTGCTCCCGTGAAAAC GATCCAGGGTGAGGTGCCAGAGATGAGCACTGAGGGCGGCCATGGCTGCAAGTGCGGATCAAACTGCTCGTGCGATCCATGCAACTGCTGA
- the LOC104432737 gene encoding probable GTP-binding protein OBGM, mitochondrial, translating into MWARRVKLLWQPEGLRTTSEAPWLLLSLSSYSDSPDKKSKPAPLQERKMRDRIKLFAKGGDGGNGCCSIRRSRRDSRGQPDGGNGGRGGDVILECSQAIWDFRSVQHHAHGGRGGQGSSKNMIGTRGKDKVVYVPLGTVIHLVEGEIPCTVEKCSSELDPWELPGSLDVPSESNSQPASDDQSGGKEDESAHTSVDTSYRTAALEKRENVEQSAQDAATGAECHLADSSSSGNSMEEETVEEEQIKYNVAELKKQGERIVIACGGAGGLGNVSTPKIPRKSNLIHQSHRDGASDLDQKEGSLNLGLPGSMAILILELKSIADVGLVGMPNAGKSTLLGAISRAKPRIGHYAFTTLRPSLGNLSYDDLSIKVADIPGLIKGAHEDRGLGHAFLRHIERTKVLAFVLDLAAGLDGRVGIPPWEQLRDLMLELEHHQEGLSSRPSLIVANKIDEAGAEEVYEELKRRVQGVPIYPVCAVLEEGVEELKDGLRMLVSGEASNRLNTHDIMLE; encoded by the exons ATGTGGGCACGCCGTGTAAAACTCTTGTGGCAACCGGAAGGGTTGAGGACAACTTCAGAGGCACCATGGCTCTTGTTATCTTTGTCTTCTTATTCAGACTCTCCTGACAAGAAGTCTAAACCTGCTCCTTTGCAG gaaaggaaaatgagagacAGGATTAAGCTCTTTGCTAAGGGAGGTGATGGTGGCAATGGTTGTTGTAGTATTCGTCGAAGTCGACGTGATTCTCGAGGCCAACCCGATG GAGGGAATGGTGGGAGAGGTGGAGATGTCATTCTAGAATGCTCTCAGGCAATTTGGGACTTCAGAAGTGTGCAGCACCACGCA CATGGAGGTAGAGGGGGCCAAGGATCCTCAAAGAACATGATAGGTACCCGCGGAAAAGATAAG GTTGTCTATGTACCTCTAGGCACTGTTATTCATCTGGTGGAGGGGGAAATTCCCTGCACGGTTGAAAAGTGTTCTTCAGAATTAGATCCATGGGAGCTTCCAGGTTCACTTGATGTTCCATCTGAATCTAACAGCCAACCTGCTTCAGATGATCAGAGTGGAGGAAAAGAAGATGAATCAGCACACACCTCTGTTGACACTTCTTATCGTACTGCAGCtttagaaaagagagaaaacgtAGAACAATCTGCTCAAGATGCAGCGACTGGTGCTGAATGTCATCTTGCTGATTCTAGCTCATCAGGGAACAGCATGGAAGAGGAGACGGTGGAAGAGGAACAAATAAAGTACAACGTAGCAGAACTAAAAAAGCAGGGAGAGCGAATAGTCATTGCTTGTGGAGGAGCAGGTGGACTGGGTAATGTTTCTACCCCAAAAATCCCCCGAAAGTCTAACCTAATACATCAGTCGCATAGGGATGGTGCCTCTGATCTTGACCAAAAGGAAGGCTCGTTAAATCTTGGTTTGCCTGGTTCTATGGCCATCCTCATATTAGAGCTCAAGAGTATTGCCGATGTGGGCCTTGTTGGGATGCCGAATGCTGGTAAGAGTACTCTTTTGGGAGCCATATCAAGAGCTAAACCAAGAATAGGCCATTATGCATTCACAACGCTCCGCCCTAGTTTAGGAAATCTGAGCTACGACGACTTGTCAATAAAGGTGGCCGATATTCCAGGACTCATAAAGGGTGCACATGAGGATCGTGGACTTGGGCACGCATTCTTGCGCCACATAGAGCGTACAAAGGTTCTGGCTTTTGTATTAGATTTAGCAGCAGGGTTGGATGGTAGAGTGGGAATCCCACCGTGGGAACAGCTGAGGGATTTGATGTTAGAGCTCGAGCACCATCAGGAGGGATTATCTTCTCGCCCCTCCTTGATAGTGGCAAACAAGATTGACGAAGCAGGGGCAGAGGAAGTTTACGAGGAGCTGAAAAGGAGGGTGCAAGGTGTGCCTATCTATCCCGTCTGCGCCGTCCTGGAGGAAGGAGTAGAAGAACTAAAAGACGGTCTTAGGATGCTTGTAAGTGGTGAAGCATCAAACCGACTCAACACGCATGATATTATGCTCGAGTAG
- the LOC104432738 gene encoding fasciclin-like arabinogalactan protein 4, with protein MAERISIPKITPATLLYVLLLTLPAAPTASLNVTALLSTFPELSAFTALLSSTIASDLAQRSAVTVLAVPNAYLASSDLTRHLSQTSLADVLRYHVLLQFLSADDLHQIPSSGALFTTLFQTTGRATSNFGSVNITRDPSTGAVSVRSPAPYSPSNASLLEPIKAVPYNLSIFTVNSLLLPYGFDLMASETRPSLDLNITKALIDGHNFNVAASMLAASGVVEEFQADEGGAGITLFVPTDSAFTELPSSQSLQSLPADKKAVVLKFHVLHSYYPLGSLESIVNPLQPTLATEDMGAGSYTLNISRVNGSVAIDTGIVQATVTQTVFDENPVAIFGVSRVLLPREIFGKNPSAGSKSGGAIMTAAPPPDITPSPENSPGGFDGPPPVSREEIRSGSSVAGVQRLMLVLCCIVVYLAV; from the coding sequence atGGCCGAACGGATCTCCATTCCCAAAATTACCCCCGCGACCCTCCTGTACGTGCTCCTCCTCACCCTCCCCGCCGCCCCCACGGCCTCCCTCAACGTCACCGCCCTCCTCTCCACCTTCCCGGAGCTCTCCGCCTTCACCGCCCTCCTCTCCTCCACCATCGCCTCGGATCTGGCCCAGCGCTCCGCCGTCACCGTCCTCGCCGTCCCCAACGCCTACCTCGCCTCCTCCGACCTCACGCGCCACCTCTCCCAGACCTCCCTCGCCGACGTCCTCCGCTACCACGTCCTCCTCCAGTTCCTCTCCGCCGACGACCTCCACCAGATCCCCTCCTCCGGAGCCCTCTTCACCACCCTCTTCCAGACCACCGGCCGCGCCACCAGCAACTTCGGTTCCGTCAACATCACGCGCGACCCCTCCACCGGCGCCGTCTCCGTCCGCTCCCCGGCCCCTTACTCCCCCTCCAACGCCTCCCTCCTCGAGCCCATCAAGGCCGTCCCTTACAACCTCTCCATCTTCACGGTCaattccctcctcctcccttacGGCTTCGACCTCATGGCCTCCGAGACTCGCCCTTCGCTGGACCTCAACATCACCAAAGCCCTAATCGACGGCCACAACTTCAACGTCGCCGCCTCGATGCTCGCCGCCTCCGGCGTCGTCGAGGAATTCCaggccgacgagggcggcgcCGGGATCACCCTCTTCGTCCCCACCGACAGTGCCTTCACCGAATTACCTTCCAGCCAGAGCTTGCAGTCCCTGCCCGCGGACAAGAAGGCCGTGGTGCTCAAGTTTCACGTCTTGCATTCTTATTACCCTCTCGGCTCTCTGGAATCGATCGTGAATCCGTTGCAACCCACATTGGCGACGGAGGACATGGGAGCTGGGAGCTACACCCTCAACATCTCCCGGGTCAACGGATCGGTCGCGATCGACACAGGGATTGTTCAGGCCACGGTGACGCAGACCGTCTTCGACGAGAACCCTGTGGCGATTTTCGGTGTCTCGAGGGTTCTATTGCCAAGGGAGATCTTCGGGAAGAATCCGTCAGCGGGTTCGAAGTCCGGCGGCGCGATCATGACCGCGGCTCCGCCGCCCGACATCACACCCTCGCCCGAGAATTCGCCCGGGGGTTTCGACGGGCCGCCGCCGGTATCCAGGGAAGAGATTCGGTCGGGGAGCTCTGTGGCCGGCGTGCAGAGACTGATGCTGGTTTTGTGTTGTATAGTAGTGTATTTAGCTGTGTGA